The Naumovozyma dairenensis CBS 421 chromosome 11, complete genome genome includes a window with the following:
- the NDAI0K00300 gene encoding uncharacterized protein, with translation MILKNSPLLILAILLVPFIQSKTISRDTEYASSGSYTDSYDISEDATLAIADGTSVASGTTASLTNDLNIDGNLCIGSQNVDITSPTITNDGNLVIYNGDSMSGSGTNFQGQSLTNNGYLLVQNMLYATAQTFSFSNSFINTGVINFNLYYPNTTISAGTIENSGTMIFPSGNYTFTGAVTGGGCMVLKTLVDIWADADAGFDQIVYFDPSSTRLVLNLKDSGTNTIIPKVRGLSTTNAISFIDNQEATPAVSYDASTGIATLSSTLKSDNNVVVRKVDIGLGYDSTQFTVQTVKNSQGIWTTQFAYSGTSPDSTIPSTCVTTEPLDFETCINELVILSSSSIMSSSASSYSFASPSPLPSPSPSPSPSPSASASPSPAHSSSKASPILSSTLEAEKSSSLCLITSTSIKAGVTINTTRYSYITGTVTAPVTLSSVVNTYTVNGNSLSNTSI, from the coding sequence atgattttgaaaaattcaccGCTATTAATATTGGCAATTTTACTGGTTCCATTTATCCAGTCAAAAACAATTTCGAGAGATACAGAATATGCGAGTTCAGGAAGTTACACAGATTCCTATGATATCAGCGAAGATGCTACCTTAGCCATTGCAGATGGGACCAGTGTTGCAAGTGGAACTACCGCAAGCTTAactaatgatttgaatattgaTGGGAACTTATGTATTGGTTCTCAAAATGTTGACATCACTTCACCAACTATAACTAATGATGGTAATTTGGTTATTTACAATGGTGATTCAATGAGTGGGAGTGGTACAAATTTCCAAGGTCAAAGTTTAACAAATAATGGTTATTTACTAGTTCAAAACATGTTATATGCTACTGCACAAACATTtagtttttcaaattcatttatCAATACTGGTGTCATAAACTTCAATCTATACTATCCTAATACAACCATATCTGCAGGCactattgaaaatagtGGTACCATGATATTCCCTAGTGGTAATTATACTTTCACTGGTGCGGTAACAGGAGGCGGATGTATGGTTTTGAAAACTCTTGTTGATATCTGGGCAGATGCAGATGCAGGTTTTGATCAAATTGTATATTTTGATCCAAGTTCTACGAGGTTGGTCCTTAATCTAAAGGATAGTGGTACTAATACCATTATTCCAAAAGTAAGAGGCCtctcaacaacaaatgcGATTTCTTTTATAGACAATCAAGAAGCTACTCCTGCTGTATCATATGACGCCTCGACTGGTATTGCTACCTTGAGTTCTACTCTGAAATCGGACAATAATGTTGTGGTAAGAAAAGTGGACATCGGTCTTGGATATGATTCTACTCAATTTACTGTCCAAACGGTCAAAAACAGCCAGGGCATTTGGACTACCCAATTTGCTTACTCAGGGACTTCACCTGATAGTACTATTCCATCTACATGTGTTACGACGGAACCActtgattttgaaacatgTATAAACGAACTGGTAATTCTATCTTCAAGTTCAATAATGTCGTCTTCTGCATCCTCCTACTCATTTGCATCTCCCTCTCCTTTGCCATCTCCATCTCCATCTCCTTCGCCATCTCCATCTGCATCTGCATCTCCATCCCCAGCACACTCTTCTTCGAAAGCTTCCCCAATTTTAAGTTCCACATTAGAAGCTGAGAAGAGTAGTAGTTTATGTCTGATAACTAGTACGAGCATAAAGGCTGGTGTTACAATCAATACCACTAGGTACTCTTATATTACAGGTACTGTCACTGCCCCAGTGACATTATCCAGCGTAGTGAACACATATACAGTCAATGGAAATTCTCTAAGCAATACTTCTATTTAG
- the DSS1 gene encoding exoribonuclease II (similar to Saccharomyces cerevisiae DSS1 (YMR287C); ancestral locus Anc_8.853) produces MLQDHMFKRGFRGFSSSRSMFRSKLNKSKSNKYVSLTAKLPTKDTNKPLSREDIQLIQANFLKRTNDLEPDIRLKTTAQIHYELDKRFNARYLQPSKSWYESNWEKLNEKRLTLSIRELINKDPAEFKFNYYKNLKFNIEDVTEPLKIGDIVLLKTNTSEFSMCIDLPQSLKDPRYTFISSTGDLIFGMRSMILLKIPFKLPGNIERLIIKEPAHKYNPIGTIKSSLDETVLVPVIARQLLINFMPAQISKCATKQLPVIIKKLELLHRYLQDFSGPQQIHFHKLINIIEALNLDRATDYEKGNEYVNELLKQKYYNDYTDLSLSSLDATVALSTYWAIIEQQDLFLWGEIKRNSSSLFPTTVTILPFSHHVYYTKLIKSLRKNNFRRTNEFSAFINEHNLNTSSPEIQFKFPEFLHLLKEYCAGNLLDNPKIITILSKIFRNLNDFKERDITKDLAYELLTKLIPTSNLLANPLLANHDLSLPTNSGRGENQSKLYELATPTKIESGETTTKRHNFNDLNVYCIDSETAHEIDDGISIKKYLKIDLLYSFILLTLQFISMKDSNKEKKTGIDDDILKIAYYRSFTTYLPDNVVPMLPSKYCEMSDLGKSNQNIETLTFSVDITIFDGSNNEETLKILYDTFKIQFGLVSNFPKVTYDTVDKILDNSTKIPDTSITEDLRQLSRIAKLLRKYRINENNAIVFGEGFNRGIPDLQSTEDEIIFTDQKNSDSNELVSEMMILANTLTGKYCKDHKIPVIYRCYSPLDIGPEAQQECIILRSKNIDRLPSNIDMAKMSSFLNSSYYSGTPSRHSMLGSDEYATVTSPLRRFPDLLNHIQLHNHLKGYQLPFTPNHVAHYLTTIQSRSDTLKNIGNAVYTEMTLNYIKLLINKEPTKAFDVLVTSVPIEGSARCAIVGYEYARGTIKLKAEINPVPIIGDIITKCKVTKIFPIEGALELSMEVQPT; encoded by the coding sequence ATGCTTCAAGATCATATGTTTAAAAGAGGATTCAGAGGTTTCTCTTCCTCGCGATCAATGTTCCGAAGTAAACTAAACAAATCAAAGTCAAATAAGTATGTTAGCCTGACAGCTAAGCTACCGACAAAAGATACAAATAAGCCATTGTCTAGGGAAGATATTCAACTTATTCAAGccaattttttaaagagAACGAATGATCTGGAACCTGATATACGATTGAAAACTACTGCACAAATTCATTACGAATTGGATAAACGGTTTAATGCAAGGTATTTACAGCCATCCAAAAGCTGGTATGAAAGCAATTGGGAAAAGTTAAACGAGAAACGGCTTACACTATCCATTAGAGAGTTAATCAATAAAGACCCTGCggaatttaaatttaattattataagaatttaaaatttaatattgaagatgtAACAGAACCTTTAAAAATCGGTGATATAGTTCTTCTGAAAACAAATACATCAGAATTTTCAATGTGTATCGATTTGCCTCAAAGTCTCAAGGATCCAAGATATACGTTTATATCATCCACTGGAGATCTCATATTTGGAATGAGGAGTATGATCTTATTAAAGATTCCATTCAAACTTCCCGGAAATATCGAAAGATTGATAATTAAGGAACCCGCTCATAAGTATAATCCAATAGGTACTATAAAATCATCTCTCGATGAAACAGTTCTGGTACCTGTAATCGCACGTCAATTACTCATAAATTTTATGCCGGCCCAGATCTCAAAATGTGCTACAAAACAATTACCTgtaattattaaaaaattggaaCTACTTCATCGttatttacaagatttTTCTGGTCCACAACAAATACATTTCCATAAATTAATCAACATCATAGAAGCGTTGAATTTAGATAGAGCAACTGATTACGAGAAGGGGAACGAATATGTAAACGAACTACTTAAACAGAAGTATTACAATGATTACACTGACTTATCTTTGAGTTCATTGGATGCTACTGTTGCATTATCTACTTATTGGGCGATTATAGAGCAACAAGATTTATTCCTTTGGGGAGAAATCAAAAGGAACAGCTCATCACTATTCCCAACAACTGTAACAATTTTACCATTTTCACATCATGTTTACTATAcaaaattgattaaatcATTAAGGAAGAACAATTTTCGAAGAACTAATGAATTTTCCGCCTTCATCAACGAACATAATTTAAATACTTCATCTCCtgaaattcaatttaaatttCCAGAGTTCCTTCACCTATTAAAAGAATACTGTGCTGGGAATCTCTTAGATAATCctaaaattattaccattttatcaaaaatattcagAAACTTAAATGActttaaagaaagagaCATAACAAAAGATTTGGCTTACGaattattaacaaaatTGATACCTACTTCAAATCTACTTGCAAACCCTCTCTTAGCCAACCATGATCTTTCATTACCAACTAATTCAGGACGTGGGGAAAACCAGTCCAAATTATACGAGTTGGCAACTCCTACCAAAATTGAATCCGGCGAAACAACAACGAAAAGACATAATTTTAACGATCTAAATGTTTATTGTATTGATTCGGAAACAGCTCATGAAATCGATGATGGTATTTccataaaaaaatatctaaAGATAGATTTACTTTATTCATTCATATTGCTGACCCTACAAtttatttcaatgaaagactcaaataaagaaaagaagacaggtatagatgatgatatctTAAAGATCGCATACTATAGAAGCTTTACCACATACCTCCCTGACAACGTGGTTCCAATGCTTCCTTCAAAATATTGTGAAATGTCAGATTTAGGcaaatcaaatcaaaatattgaaacattAACTTTTTCGGTGGATATCACAATCTTTGATGGCTCTAACAATGAAGAAACccttaaaatattatatgacACGTTTAAAATACAATTTGGACTAGTTTCAAATTTCCCCAAAGTTACTTATGACACAGTAGATAAAATCTTAGATAATTCTACGAAAATACCTGATACTTCCATTACGGAGGATTTGAGACAATTATCAAGAATCGCCAAATTATTGAGGAAGTATagaataaatgaaaataatgcaATCGTCTTTGGCGAGGGGTTCAATAGAGGTATCCCAGATTTACAATCTACCGAAGATGAGATCATTTTCACAgatcaaaaaaattcagATTCAAATGAACTTGTATCagaaatgatgatattggCCAATACTTTAACTGGAAAATATTGTAAAGATCATAAAATCCCAGTAATATATAGATGTTACTCTCCATTGGATATTGGCCCTGAAGCTCAACAAGAGTGTATAATATTGCGATCGAAGAATATAGACCGCCTACCATCCAATATAGACATGGCAAAAATGTCATCATTCTTGAATTCTAGTTATTATTCAGGCACCCCAAGCAGACATTCAATGCTTGGTTCAGATGAGTATGCTACAGTAACTTCTCCCTTGCGTAGGTTTCCTGATTTACTCAACCACATCCAACTTCATAACCATTTAAAAGGCTATCAACTGCCATTTACCCCAAACCATGTTGCTCATTATCTAACAACTATTCAATCAAGATCAgatactttgaaaaatattggtAACGCAGTATATACTGAAATGACattaaattatatcaaGCTGCtaattaataaagaacCTACTAAAGCGTTTGATGTACTAGTTACCTCAGTTCCAATAGAAGGATCAGCGAGGTGTGCTATTGTAGGATATGAGTATGCAAGAGgaacaattaaattaaaagCGGAAATAAATCCTGTGCCAATAATTGGTGACATCATAACAAAGTGTAAAGTAACGAAGATTTTCCCCATTGAAGGAGCATTGGAGCTATCAATGGAGGTTCAACCGACGTAA
- the NDAI0K00260 gene encoding uncharacterized protein (ancestral locus Anc_8.860): MNIATTTDDISSVTPSCKSCSSNRILSKAEGNLTAKTTLFHKCCLFVADQLMDHLFPWSLKAEIIKCLPNELAAEIIWIHMRGHQRNSLSMYLSFRKHFFMENCSYEQFGMEYITLTHEGGPINLGDTILVLKTVNQTREYFKFLTVLSISTIGCDLTQLTNFPFLIALEIHSISSKEISRLIELWKNALKMDSSRWNRLQLISVRELDSPKGLYDLFQFIPSILCIYASISSTVIANVPVIKENIGYDHDFTKAFNNTCLLEKLHLTRDKFKSKDHQDNDTLILNINLSTTAKPVIRTSIYHPQKNCNVYYRNKRPDGTTNMMHPTKGRTHNKKVQKRKRNIPKNINRISFFGL, from the coding sequence ATGAATATTGCCACCACAACTGATGATATATCGTCTGTCACCCCATCGTGTAAATCCTGCAGTTCAAACCGTATTCTAAGCAAAGCTGAGGGAAACCTCACTGCAAAAACTACACTTTTCCATAAATGTTGCCTCTTTGTGGCAGATCAATTGATGGACCATTTGTTCCCTTGGTCTTTAAAGGCagaaattatcaaatgcTTACCCAATGAGTTAGCAGCagaaataatttggatTCATATGAGAGGTCATCAAAGAAATTCTCTTTCGATGTATCTCTCCTTTCGGAAACACTTCTTTATGGAGAATTGTAGCTACGAACAGTTTGGAATGGAATACATCACTCTAACTCATGAGGGTGGACCAATAAATTTAGGTGATACAATTCTTGTTCTGAAAACCGTCAATCAGACTAGAGAGTATTTTAAGTTTCTAACCGTCCTTTCCATATCTACAATTGGGTGTGATTTAACCCAATTGacaaattttccatttttaaTTGCTCTTGAAATACACTCGATAAGTTCAAAAGAGATTTCTAGATTGATTGAGTTATGGAAAAATGCATTGAAAATGGATAGCTCTCGATGGAACCGATTACAGTTGATTTCCGTGAGGGAATTGGATTCCCCAAAAGGGTTGTATGatttattccaatttaTCCCAAGTATACTGTGTATTTACGCAAGCATATCTTCAACGGTTATAGCTAACGTTCCTGTAATAAAAGAGAATATTGGCTATGATCATGATTTTACCAAGGCATTCAATAATACTTGCCTACTTGAGAAATTACACCTGACTAGAGATAAGTTTAAAAGTAAAGACCACCAAGATAATGACactttaattttaaatatCAACCTATCAACAACTGCAAAACCAGTTATACGAACAAGTATATATCATCCTCAGAAGAACTGTAATGTCTATTACCGTAACAAGAGGCCTGATGGCACGACTAATATGATGCATCCTACAAAGGGACGGACCCATAACAAGAAAGTtcaaaaaaggaaaagaaatattccCAAGAATATCAATAGAATCAGTTTCTTCGGTTTATAA
- the NDAI0K00270 gene encoding tubulin alpha chain (similar to Saccharomyces cerevisiae TUB3 (YML124C) and TUB1 (YML085C); ancestral locus Anc_8.859), translated as MREVISINVGQAGCQIGNACWELYSLEHGIRPDGYLQEGLTRPKGGEEGFSTFFYETGAGKYVPRAIYVDLEPNVIDEVRTGKYKDLFHPEQLISGKEDAANNYARGHYTVGREILDDVLDRIRKMADQSDGLQGFLFTHSLGGGTGSGLGSLLLEQLSADYGKKSKLEFAVYPAPQVSTSVVEPYNTVLTTHTTLEHADCTFMVDNEAIYDMCKKNLGIARPSFSNLNNLIAQAVSSVTASLRFDGSLNVDLNEFQTNLVPYPRIHFPLISYAPILSKDKAYHESNSVAEITNACFEPGNQMVKCDPTTGKYMATCLLYRGDVVTRDVQAAVAQVKNKKTVQMVDWCPTGFKIGICYEPPTATPDSQAAAVDRAVCMLSNTTAIAEAWNRIDKKFDLMYAKRAFVHWYVGEGMEEGEFTEAREDLAALERDYIEVGADSYADEEF; from the exons atgagAGAAGTTATCAGTATCAATG TCGGGCAAGCTGGGTGCCAAATCGGTAATGCCTGTTGGGAATTATATTCCTTAGAACATGGTATTAGACCAGACGGTTATTTACAAGAGGGGTTAACAAGACCAAAGGGTGGTGAAGAAGGGTTTTCCACTTTCTTTTATGAAACTGGTGCTGGGAAATACGTTCCTCGTGCTATTTACGTCGATTTAGAACCAAATGTCATTGATGAGGTTCGTACAGGTAAATATAAAGATTTATTCCATCCAGAACAACTGATTAGCGGTAAAGAAGATGCAGCAAATAATTATGCTCGTGGTCATTACACTGTAGGAAGAGAAATATTAGACGATGTCTTGGatagaattagaaaaatgGCTGATCAAAGTGATGGATTACAAGGGTTCTTATTCACTCATTCACTTGGTGGTGGTACCGGGTCTGGTTTAGGTTCTCTTCTATTAGAACAGTTATCTGCCGATTATGGTAAGAAATCTAAATTGGAATTTGCCGTGTATCCAGCTCCACAAGTTTCTACTTCTGTCGTAGAACCATATAATACTGTCTTAACCACACATACTACTTTGGAACATGCTGATTGTACATTTATGGTTGATAACGAAGCCATCTACGATATGTGTAAGAAGAATTTGGGTATTGCTAGACCAAGTTTCtctaatttaaataatttgattgCTCAAGCTGTTTCATCAGTTACTGCATCATTAAGATTTGATGGTTCTTTAAACGTGgatttgaatgaattcCAGACTAATTTAGTTCCATACCCAAGAATTCATTTCCCATTGATTTCATATGCACCAATTCTATCCAAAGATAAAGCTTATCATGAATCTAATTCTGTGGCAGAAATTACAAACGCTTGTTTCGAACCAGGTAACCAAATGGTGAAATGTGATCCAACTACGGGGAAATATATGGCCACATGTTTATTATATAGAGGTGATGTTGTTACAAGAGATGTTCAAGCTGCTGTTGCTCAAgttaaaaacaaaaagacTGTACAAATGGTCGATTGGTGTCCAACTGGGTTCAAGATTGGTATTTGTTACGAACCTCCAACCGCCACTCCAGATTCACaagctgctgctgttgaTAGAGCTGTTTGTATGCTATCTAATACAACTGCCATCGCTGAAGCATGGAATAGAATTGACAAGAAGTTCGATTTAATGTACGCTAAGCGTGCATTCGTTCATTGGTATGTTGGTGAAGGTATGGAAGAAGGTGAGTTCACCGAGGCAAGAGAAGATTTGGCTGCTTTGGAAAGAGATTACATTGAAGTCGGTGCTGACTCTTAtgctgatgaagaattttaa
- the ERG9 gene encoding bifunctional farnesyl-diphosphate farnesyltransferase/squalene synthase (similar to Saccharomyces cerevisiae ERG9 (YHR190W); ancestral locus Anc_8.857), with amino-acid sequence MGKAIDFLIHPLELKAAFQLKYIRNPLFYIDSTASPNEKECYKLLNLTSRSFAAVIMELHPELRNVIMVFYLILRALDTMEDDMSIDTKLKVELLRDFHEKLDLKEWSFNGNSPDEKDRAVLVKFDCILHEFHKLSKKYRDVIQDITKQMGNGMADYILDENFNLNGVETIADYDKYCHYVAGLVGDGLTRLIILAQFAPMSLYDLEKDKELPSYESMGLFLQKTNIIRDYAEDLHDGRSFWPQEIWSLYADKLTDFQQTGNEQKGLECINHLVYNALSHVDAVLNYLSSIHEQSTFQFCAIPQVMAIATLAKVFNNPTVLHKNVKIRKGTTCYLILKSRTLKGCVEIFEYYLRDIRKRLPVEDPNYLKINIEVARIDQLIEEMYPDNNLPPNVKPRETELYLKVKERTKFDKEVIPIQQDEDLRINVYLTFIFAITFSILIQFL; translated from the coding sequence ATGGGTAAAGcaattgatttcttaattcATCCACTAGAATTAAAAGCAGCATTccaattgaaatatattagGAACCCCCTATTCTATATCGATTCCACAGCATCACCTAACGAGAAGGAATGTTATAAATTGTTAAACTTGACATCTCGTTCATTTGCCGCTGTTATTATGGAATTACATCCTGAATTACGCAACGTTATCATGGTCTTTTATTTGATCTTGAGAGCATTGGATACTATGGAAGATGATATGTCCATTGATACTAAATTGAAAGTGGAATTATTAAGGGATTTCCACGAGAAATTGGATTTAAAAGAATGGAGTTTCAATGGAAATAGCCCAGATGAAAAGGATAGAGCTGTATTAGTGAAATTTGATTGTATCTTACATGAATTCCATAAATTATCTAAGAAATATAGAGACGTTATTCAAGATATTACGAAGCAAATGGGGAATGGAATGGCTGATTATATTTTGgatgaaaatttcaatttgaatGGTGTCGAAACTATAGCTGattatgataaatattGTCATTATGTTGCAGGTTTAGTTGGTGATGGGTTAACGAGATTAATTATTTTAGCTCAATTTGCCCCAATGTCATTGTATGATTTGGAGAAGGATAAAGAATTACCATCATATGAAAGTATGGGATTATTTCTACAAAAAACTAATATCATTAGAGATTATGCTGAGGATTTACATGATGGTAGGTCGTTTTGGCCGCAGGAAATTTGGTCATTGTATGCTGATAAGTTAACTGATTTCCAACAAACAGGAAATGAACAAAAAGGATTGGAGTGTATTAACCATCTTGTTTATAATGCATTAAGTCATGTGGATGCtgttttaaattatttaagtTCTATTCATGAACAATCCACATTCCAATTCTGTGCAATTCCTCAAGTTATGGCAATTGCTACTTTAGCAAAAGTCTTCAATAATCCTACTGTTTTACATAAGAATGTTAAGATTAGAAAGGGTACTACATGctatttgattttaaaaTCAAGAACTTTAAAAGGATGTgtagaaatatttgaatattatctACGTGATATTAGAAAGAGATTACCAGTCGAAGatccaaattatttgaagattaATATTGAAGTGGCTAGGATTGAccaattaattgaagaaatgtatcctgataataatttaccaCCAAATGTCAAACCAAGAGAAACTGAACTATATTTGAAAGTGAAAGAAAGGActaaatttgataaagaagTTATTCCAATTCAGCAAGATGAGGATTTACGAATCAACGTATACCTGACTTTTATTTTTGCGATAACCTTCTCaattttaattcaattCCTTTAG
- the NDAI0K00280 gene encoding MFS transporter (similar to Saccharomyces cerevisiae PHO84 (YML123C); ancestral locus Anc_8.858) codes for MENSRTTEGGNIAFHNYINDFAHIDDPLERRRLALEKIDNAAFGWSHIRTILVAGVGFLTDSYDIFAINLGLSMMSYVYWKGDMPNATATLLKVSTSVGTVIGQLGFGTLADVVGRKKIYGLELIIMIITAILQCTTGESKAINFVAILTFYRIVMGIGIGGDYPLSSIITSEFATTKWRGAIMGAVFANQAWGQIAGGIIALILVASYKHELIDANSGAECGYECMKACDQMWRILVGLGAVPGCLGLYFRLTIPESPRYTLDVEAHVDNGVEDVEKFMTGEMDHKNDDIVTAATRIPSTTAMEPVLPPKASFKDFCHHFGQWKYGKILLGTAGSWFMLDVAFYGLSLNTAVILQTIGYAGSQNVYKKLYDSAVGNLILICAGSLPGYWISVFTIDTIGRKPIQLMGFTLLTVLFCVIGFAYHKIGDKGLLGLYIVCQFFQNFGPNVTTFIVPGECFPTRYRSTAHGISAASGKIGAIIAQTALGTLIDHNCAKDGKDKNCWLPHVMEIFALFMLLGIFLTLLIPETKRMTLEEISEKYHDEVDPSGRNSSNRDVIEVHKEGSTDSTYTT; via the coding sequence ATGGAAAACAGCCGGACAACTGAAGGTGGTAACATCGCATTCCACAATTACATAAATGATTTCGCTCACATAGACGACCCACTAGAGAGAAGAAGATTAGCACTCGAGAAAATAGACAATGCAGCATTCGGTTGGTCCCACATAAGGACCATCCTTGTTGCTGGAGTTGGGTTCCTTACAGATTCATACGATATTTTTGCAATAAATTTGGGGCTTTCAATGATGTCCTATGTGTATTGGAAAGGTGATATGCCTAATGCCACTGCTACTCTTTTGAAAGTTTCCACGTCAGTGGGGACAGTAATAGGTCAATTAGGGTTCGGTACACTTGCAGATGTCGTAGggaggaagaagatttaCGGTTTGgaattaattattatgatcATTACTGCCATTTTACAATGTACTACAGGTGAATCGAAGGCTATTAATTTTGTAGCAATCTTGACATTTTATCGTATTGTTATGGGGATAGGAATCGGTGGTGATTATccattatcttcaattatTACTTCTGAATTTGCAACTACGAAATGGAGGGGTGCTATTATGGGTGCTGTCTTTGCAAATCAAGCTTGGGGTCAAATTGCTGGTGGGATCATTGCTTTAATCCTTGTAGCCTCCTATAAACATGAGCTGATCGATGCTAATTCTGGGGCTGAATGTGGATATGAATGTATGAAAGCTTGTGATCAAATGTGGAGGATATTGGTAGGATTGGGAGCTGTTCCAGGTTGCTTAGGATTATATTTCAGATTAACAATCCCAGAATCTCCAAGATATACTTTAGATGTAGAAGCACACGTTGATAATGGGGTAGAAGATGTTGAAAAGTTTATGACAGGGGAGATGGATCATAAAAATGATGACATTGTCACAGCTGCAACAAGAATACCAAGCACAACTGCCATGGAACCCGTATTACCTCCTAAAGCttcatttaaagatttttgTCATCATTTCGGTCAATGGAAGTATggtaaaatattattaggtACAGCAGGTTCATGGTTCATGCTAGATGTGGCATTCTATGGGTTAAGTTTGAATACAGCAGTAATTTTACAAACAATTGGTTACGCAGGATCACAAAACGTTTATAAAAAGCTTTATGACTCAGCTGTTGGAAACttaattctaatttgtGCTGGTTCATTACCTGGCTATTGGATTTCTGTGTTTACAATTGATACTATTGGTAGAAAACCAATCCAATTGATGGGATTCACATTGTTGACAGTATTATTCTGTGTCATTGGTTTCGCATATCATAAAATTGGTGACAAGGGTCTATTAGGATTATATATTGTTTGtcaatttttccaaaattttgGTCCAAATGTTACTACTTTTATTGTACCAGGAGAATGTTTCCCAACTAGATATAGATCTACAGCTCATGGTATTTCTGCTGCATCAGGTAAGATTGGCGCCATTATTGCACAAACTGCATTAGGTACATTAATCGATCATAATTGTGCTAAAGATGGGAAGGATAAGAACTGTTGGTTACCTCATGTTATGGAAATCTTTGCATTATTCATGTTGCTAGGTATATTCTTAACATTATTGATCCCAGAAACCAAACGTATGACTTTGGAAGAAATTAGTGAGAAATATCATGACGAGGTGGACCCATCTGGTAGGAATAGCAGTAATAGGGATGTAATAGAAGTACATAAGGAGGGTAGTACTGATTCAACATACACAACATAA
- the PTH1 gene encoding aminoacyl-tRNA hydrolase (similar to Saccharomyces cerevisiae PTH1 (YHR189W); ancestral locus Anc_8.856) produces MLRLVPTPRVFRRNLKTSITGLGNPEPQYKGSRHNIGLYILDQIKSTLVGNVPYKESLTGSVHYLSINPELFLIRSDGDFINLSGNTIVPLWRTLPKDTRHVVIHDDLNLPMGKIQLRGPGTSLRGHNGLKSIDKKLGCKNDFYKLSIGIDRPESHEPNVVAKYVLDKIDPSQLKNINKQAMSNVLEVLRKEKLI; encoded by the coding sequence ATGCTGCGGTTAGTTCCAACTCCACGAGTATTTAGAAGGAACCTAAAAACTTCTATCACCGGTCTTGGTAATCCCGAACCTCAATACAAAGGATCAAGACATAATATTGGCTTGTATATTCTAgatcaaataaaatcaaCGTTGGTAGGTAATGTTCCATATAAAGAAAGTTTAACTGGTAGCGTACattatttatcaattaatcctgaattgtttttgatCCGTAGTGATGGTGACTTCATTAATCTTAGTGGGAACACCATCGTCCCTTTATGGAGAACGCTACCAAAGGATACACGACATGTTGTCATTCATGATGATCTGAATTTACCTATGGGTAAAATACAGTTAAGAGGGCCCGGCACTTCATTAAGGGGGCATAATGGGTTGAAAAGTATAGATAAAAAATTAGGCTGCAAGAACGATTTTTATAAATTGAGTATTGGAATTGATAGGCCAGAAAGTCATGAGCCTAACGTAGTAGCTAAATATGTTTTGGACAAAATAGATCCATcccaattgaaaaatattaataagCAAGCAATGTCAAATGTGTTAGAAGTATtacgaaaagaaaaacttaTCTAA